The sequence below is a genomic window from Mycobacterium sp. ITM-2016-00316.
AGGTTGTCCAGACTCTCGGTGGCGGCAATGATATCGCCGGTCTGGCCGTTGACGTTTCGGGTGAAGGTCTCCAGCTGACCGATCAAGCTGCGCACGTCGTGCTCCCTGCCATGGAAAGCCGTGGAGAACGCCTCGGTGATGTCATGCACCTGGCCGAGCCCGCTCCCGTTGAGCACCATCGACAGGGCTGCGAGCGTCTGCTCTGTGCTCGGGAACGCTCCGCCGCTCGACAGCGGGATGAGCGAGCCCCCACGCAGCCGCCCCCGCGGCGCAACCCCGGTGGGCGGCGATAGTTCGATGTGCAAAGATCCCAGCAGGCTGGTCAGACCGATGGTGACCATGGAGTTCTCGGGCAGAATCACATCGGCGTTGAGCCGCATCGTCAACAATGCATGCCAGCCCTGACGCTCGATCTTGGTCACCGTACCGACGTTCACATCTGCGACGCGGACCCGCGCATTCGGCTGGATGTTGTTGACGTCGGGAAGCTGCGCCTGGATCACATACGAGCCGGGTCCACCGCCCTGGGTACCCGGCATGGGCAACGAGTTCAGGCCCTGCCAGTCCGAGCAACCGGTCATCCCCACCGCGAAGGCGATCGTCGCGACCGTCGCCGCGGTCCGGCGCCACCACGTTGGGCTCATGACCCACCTCCGTTGGCGGGCACCATCATTCCCGCCAGGCCGGCGCCCGGGTCGATCACCACCGCCTGCGGTGGACCGGGAGACGAGGCGGCGGCGGGGACGAAGTCGGGCCGCATCCAGTTCTCGCTGTAGGTGACCTCGTTGGGTCTGGCCTGCGCGCCGACAAGGAGGTTCTCCCCGATCGGCGGGAAGTTGTACTGCCGGTTCTTCACGATGGGCGCCAGGTACTGAGCGCACAGCTTCGCCGACTGCTCGGCGCCTTGCCGAGATGCCGCCTGAACCGCACCGCAGATGAAGCTGATGGGATTGGCGAAATTGTTCACGGCCAGCGCACCCGTCAGCGATCCATTCGCGGGCTCGAAGATGTTGTGGAAGTTCGCCACCGTCCCGGGGGCGATGTGCAATGTCTGCTTGAGATCGTCGAGGCTGTCGACCAGCACGGTGCTGATGGACGCCAGCCTGTCGGTCGTGGTGCCGATCGCTTCGGAGTTGTCCTCGGCGAAGTCCTTGACATCGCCGATGACCCCGCCCAGATCCTGCACCGTGCGCGCCACCTTGTGCGGATCGTCGGCCACCAACGACGTGACCGCGGCCAGGTTCTGGTTGAGCTGTTCGAGGAGATCGGCGCTATCGTGGAGCGCTGACACCAGTGTCGACAGATTGCGGAACGTGGCGAAGATGTCATCGCTGTGATCCCCCAGAGTCGCCAGCGCCTGGGAGAGTCTGATGACGGTCTCCCGGATGTTCGCCCCCTGCCCCCGCAGGTTGCCTGCGGCGGTGTTGATCAGCGATCCGAGGGTGCTGACACCGCCGGGTTCGGTCGGCTGAAGCAGTTTCGTCAAGCGCTGCAATTGAACTCGCACATCATCCCATTCCACCGGCACCGCGGTGCGCTCCTGTCCGACGACCGTGCCCGTCGCCATCACCGGTCCCCCGGTGTAGGCGGGCGTGAGCTGGATCGCCCGACCCGTCACCAACTGTTGGGACAGAATCACCGCCTTGGCCTCGGCGGGAATGGGGTAGTCACCGTGCACCCAGAACGTGATCCTGGCCCGCGTGGGCTCTGGCACGATGCTGTCGACCCGACCCACGGGAACGCCGAGGATGCGCACGTCGTCGCCGGCGAAGATGCCGTTGCTGTTCTCGAAATACGCTGTCACCCAAGTTCTCCCGACATGGTCCGCGGATCGGGCCGCGACCAGGATTCCGGCAGCCATAATCAGCACCAGCACGGCAGCCAAACCGTTACGCCCCCGCCGCAGTCGCCCGTTCGTCATGGCATCACCGGTTCGAGCGCGGGTGGTCCCGGCGGAGCACCGCCCGGCGGCGGCGCGGGCAGCGGCTCGCGATAGGGGTAGCGCGGGTCGCCCGGCTTGCCGGTGATGGCGTCAGGCAGGTTCAGCTGTGGCTCGCCGCCCTGCCCGGTGCGCGGGTAGGGCACCGGCAATGCCGGTGTGCCCGGCTGACCGGTCTGCGGGTCGGTCAGCTGCGACGGCAACAGCACATTCGGATCCAGCCCCAGATCGGAGAACGCGGCATCGACGAACGGCTGCACGAACTGACCGGGCAGCAGGTTGACCACATACGCCTTGAAGAACGGCCCCGACGACAGCGACTCCCCCAGCGACATCGCGTACTTGTTGAGCAGTTTGACCGCCTCCTGCAGGCGTTCCTTGCGGTTGTCGACGACGGCCAGCACCTCGTTGAGCTTGTCCAGGGCCGGCCGCAGCTGCTGACGATTCTCGGCGATGAATGCTTTGAGTTGTTGTGCCGCACCGGAAATGTTCACCCAGATCTGGCTGACCGCATCGCTTTGTGTGCGCAGCGCTGCGAGCAACGCGTTGGTGTCGGAGACGAGGCGGGCGATCTGATCGCTGCGGTGGGCCAGGACCCCCGTTGCCTTGGCGGCGTTGTCCAACAGGTTGCGCAACTCGGCATCGCGGTCATTGAGGGTCTTGGCGAATCGCGCCACACCGTGCACGGCGTCCCGCAGTTCCTCGGGGGTGTCCGCGAACGCCTCCGACACCGTGGCCAAGGAGTCCGACAGTTGATCGGTGTCCAGCCCGCTGATCGTGTCGGCAAGATCGCCCAGCGCGTCGGGCAGTTGATAGGGCGACACCGTCCGGTTCATCGGGATCGGACCCTCGAGCCGGCCGCCGCCGAGCGGGGTCACCGCGAGCATCTTGGTTCCCAGCAGGCTCTTTGTCTTGATCCCCGCCTCCGTCGACTCACCCATCGTGATGTTCTTGTCGACCGTGAAGCGCACCAGCACCACCGCTCCATCGAGTTCGATGGAGGAGACCCTGCCCGCCGGATAGCCGGAAACCTCGACGGTGGCCCCGGTGAACAGCCCGCCCGCGTCGGCGAACTCGGCAGAATAGGAATTGACCTGATTGACCAGTGGCAGGTTCTGGTACTGCAGAGCTCCCGTGACAACCAGCGCGACGCCCACGGCACCGACGATCCCGATCACCAACGGGCTGCGTTCAGCGAAGGGTTTCATCTCGGTGCGCACCTGCCCGAGTCCTGTCCGGCGACCTTCACGTACACCGGCTGACCACCTTTTCCATTGAGCTTGAGCACGATCTCGCAGAGGTAGAAGCTGAAGAAGTCGCCGTACATGCCCTGGCGTCCCAGCGCCCGGTACTTGTCCGGCAATGTGTTGAACAGGTTGTCGAGGTAGACGTGGTCTGCCGCGGCAATCGCGGCACTACGGTCGGTCTCGCGCACCACGCGTGAAAACGGTTGGCGTGACTGGGCCAGCAGGTCGGTGACCGATCCGGCGGCGGCGTCGACGTAGGCCAGGCTGTTCGAGATGTCGGTACGACGCTCGGCGAGCCCCGCGACCAACTCCGACAACGAGGTCACCGCCAGGTCGAGGCGATCGGTCTGGCCGCCCAGCGACCCGAGAACCACATTGAGGTTGTCGACGACCTGACCGACCAGCATGTCCCGATCGGCCAGCGTGTGCGTCACTGCCGCCGCCTGCTCGAGAAACGACCCGATGGTGGCGCCCTGGCCCTGAAGGGCCGAAATCAACTGGCCACTGAGCGCATTCACCTGGTCGGTATCGAGGGCCCGGAACAGCGGCTTGAACCCTCCGATCACCGAATCCAGGTCCAGCGCCGGCTCGGTTCGTGTCGCCGGGATCGTCCCGCCCGGTGGCAGCGGCAGAAGCCCCCCGCCCCCCTCCTCCAGCGTGAGGTATCGCCCGCCGAACACATTGTCATAGCGGATCGCCGCGCGGGTCCCATCGGTGAGCACGACCGTGTCGTCGGTGGAGAACTCCACGCGAACCGTCGAGTCGGCGTTGAACGAGATGCCCTGAATGCTGCCCACTTCGACCCCGGCTATCCGCACCAGGTCATCACTCTTGAGCCCGGAGACGTTGCGGAACTCGGCGAAATAGCGTTTGCCGTCCCCGAACCGGAACTCGGCGAACACCGTCAGCAGCGCGAAGGTCGCGAACCCACACACGGTCAGGAACACCACCAGGCGCCACGCCGCGCCCCTGAAGTCGTCCTTCACGGTGTCATCTCCTGTGTTCGGAATAGTCGCGTCACGGAGCGGGTGGTGTGGGCTCGGCGGGAGCTACTCCCGGAAACAACGGTGCACCACCCGCGCCGTACAACGGCGCCCCGTAGGGCGGCGCGCCCGGATACGGGATCGGCCCCGGCGCAGGCCCGGGCAGGCACTGCCTGATGCTCGGCGGCTGCGGATTCGCGCGGGTCACCGGAAGATAGTTCGCCCAACAGGGCTGCCCGATACCAGGATTGGGCCGGACGTCCACGCCGGTTCCCCACCCGGTGTTCGCGATGAGCTGGCGCACCGGGAAGTTCTTGGTGGCGTCCGGCAGCGACCCGCAACCCGGCCTGCCGTCCGGACCGCCCTTGGCCGCGATGACAGGCAGATTCTCCGGATACTTGTAGGGGTCGTTACCGAAGAGCAGGCCGACGTCGAGCTGGATCGAGCGTCCGTTGCCCCCGCCCCAGACGTCGAACCCGCCGTTGTCGAGGAACCAGGTCGCCCCTTGTAGCCAGCAGGTGTACACCGGGCTGTACTTGTGGAGCAGGGCGGTCGTCGGTTCCAGCGCGCTGACCAGATCGACGAAGCTGTCCTTGCTGGATCCGAGAAGCTCGGTTCCCGACCTCGACAGACCAATTGTGTTGAGCAGCAGTGCATCGAGCTCGTCAGCGCGGCTGACAACGGTGGCGCTGGTGGTGCTGGCTCCATCGAGGATCGTGAGGATGTCAGACGCGGCGGCCGCATAGGTGT
It includes:
- a CDS encoding MCE family protein, with product MKPFAERSPLVIGIVGAVGVALVVTGALQYQNLPLVNQVNSYSAEFADAGGLFTGATVEVSGYPAGRVSSIELDGAVVLVRFTVDKNITMGESTEAGIKTKSLLGTKMLAVTPLGGGRLEGPIPMNRTVSPYQLPDALGDLADTISGLDTDQLSDSLATVSEAFADTPEELRDAVHGVARFAKTLNDRDAELRNLLDNAAKATGVLAHRSDQIARLVSDTNALLAALRTQSDAVSQIWVNISGAAQQLKAFIAENRQQLRPALDKLNEVLAVVDNRKERLQEAVKLLNKYAMSLGESLSSGPFFKAYVVNLLPGQFVQPFVDAAFSDLGLDPNVLLPSQLTDPQTGQPGTPALPVPYPRTGQGGEPQLNLPDAITGKPGDPRYPYREPLPAPPPGGAPPGPPALEPVMP
- a CDS encoding MCE family protein is translated as MKDDFRGAAWRLVVFLTVCGFATFALLTVFAEFRFGDGKRYFAEFRNVSGLKSDDLVRIAGVEVGSIQGISFNADSTVRVEFSTDDTVVLTDGTRAAIRYDNVFGGRYLTLEEGGGGLLPLPPGGTIPATRTEPALDLDSVIGGFKPLFRALDTDQVNALSGQLISALQGQGATIGSFLEQAAAVTHTLADRDMLVGQVVDNLNVVLGSLGGQTDRLDLAVTSLSELVAGLAERRTDISNSLAYVDAAAGSVTDLLAQSRQPFSRVVRETDRSAAIAAADHVYLDNLFNTLPDKYRALGRQGMYGDFFSFYLCEIVLKLNGKGGQPVYVKVAGQDSGRCAPR
- a CDS encoding MCE family protein — translated: MSPTWWRRTAATVATIAFAVGMTGCSDWQGLNSLPMPGTQGGGPGSYVIQAQLPDVNNIQPNARVRVADVNVGTVTKIERQGWHALLTMRLNADVILPENSMVTIGLTSLLGSLHIELSPPTGVAPRGRLRGGSLIPLSSGGAFPSTEQTLAALSMVLNGSGLGQVHDITEAFSTAFHGREHDVRSLIGQLETFTRNVNGQTGDIIAATESLDNLVGRFAAQRPVLDRALATIPDALGVLNDERENLIDAADQFGKFSALTVDTVNKTKDNLVKELNDVGPVLASLADAGPSMTRALSLIPTFPFPNETIEKWQRGDYANLTAIADLTLSRIDAGMFTGTRWEGDLTELELQWGRTIGQFPSPYTRANPLTVPYRWDQGS
- a CDS encoding MCE family protein — translated: MTNGRLRRGRNGLAAVLVLIMAAGILVAARSADHVGRTWVTAYFENSNGIFAGDDVRILGVPVGRVDSIVPEPTRARITFWVHGDYPIPAEAKAVILSQQLVTGRAIQLTPAYTGGPVMATGTVVGQERTAVPVEWDDVRVQLQRLTKLLQPTEPGGVSTLGSLINTAAGNLRGQGANIRETVIRLSQALATLGDHSDDIFATFRNLSTLVSALHDSADLLEQLNQNLAAVTSLVADDPHKVARTVQDLGGVIGDVKDFAEDNSEAIGTTTDRLASISTVLVDSLDDLKQTLHIAPGTVANFHNIFEPANGSLTGALAVNNFANPISFICGAVQAASRQGAEQSAKLCAQYLAPIVKNRQYNFPPIGENLLVGAQARPNEVTYSENWMRPDFVPAAASSPGPPQAVVIDPGAGLAGMMVPANGGGS
- a CDS encoding MCE family protein: MRSRSGGPRIHNAWWTAMLLVMIAAFLLVTAGVYNGTFRTYVPVTLTSERSGLVMETGAKVKLRGVEVGRVKTITGGEAQASLELALYPDQIRFIPANVQAQIQATTAFGAKFVDLVYPRDPSPDRLAAGAVLRSTNVSTEVNTIFANLSELLQMIDPAKLNAVLTAVADGVRGKGQRMGQATTDLNTVLTALNERNETIRGDWRSFRRFNDTYAAAASDILTILDGASTTSATVVSRADELDALLLNTIGLSRSGTELLGSSKDSFVDLVSALEPTTALLHKYSPVYTCWLQGATWFLDNGGFDVWGGGNGRSIQLDVGLLFGNDPYKYPENLPVIAAKGGPDGRPGCGSLPDATKNFPVRQLIANTGWGTGVDVRPNPGIGQPCWANYLPVTRANPQPPSIRQCLPGPAPGPIPYPGAPPYGAPLYGAGGAPLFPGVAPAEPTPPAP